One Calliopsis andreniformis isolate RMS-2024a chromosome 9, iyCalAndr_principal, whole genome shotgun sequence genomic window carries:
- the LOC143182997 gene encoding synaptic vesicular amine transporter translates to MLENAKNSRTIVVTVVYLSLFLDNVLLTVVVPIIPDYLCTIDGNSTTSTEDDENGRVGLLLSSKALVQLILNPAVGTLTGTLGYTKPLFLGNLSLLLAAMLFAFGQTYEVLFLARSIQGISSACIGVSGMSLVASQYPEEDKRSRIMGFVLGSIALGVLVGYPIGSVLYDLEGKMAPFLLVSCFIVIAICLQIFTLDIEMKTEPGKRETSWTHLLSDPHILIIFGAIWCSTSPMAILEPCLPIWLRTHIKPKKWQLGTVFIPDSVGYLVGTNCFGVIAYRYGRSKVAVLAMFVVGISTLLIPSANTMSQLIIPHLGMGLGIGVADAALVPLLASLVDQNGDYGPVYSIQQVAVSLAYSLGPILGGEMVKAIGFQWVMRIVGLTNITYCPLLIYLSLGRRRSLAKEDEKRDYETFQKPVAKYERFRDSDDDL, encoded by the exons ATGCTCGAAAATGCGAAGAATTCGAGGACGATCGTAGTCACCGTGGTCTATCTGAGCCTCTTCCTGGACAATGTTCTTCTTACTGTTGTTG TGCCGATTATTCCCGATTACCTGTGCACCATCGACGGGAACTCAACGACGAGCACCGAAGACGATGAAAACGGTCGAGTGGGATTATTGTTAAGCTCGAAGGCGCTTGTACAATTAATACTAAATCCAGCCGTGGGCACTTTGACTGGCACTCTAGGATATACCAAGCCATTGTTCCTTGGGAATTTAAGTCTCCTATTGGCAGCGATGC TATTCGCGTTCGGTCAGACCTATGAGGTCCTCTTCTTAGCGCGAAGCATTCAAGGCATATCCTCCGCGTGCATCGGAGTGTCTGGGATGTCATTGGTCGCCTCTCAGTATCCAGAAGAGGACAAGAGGTCAAGGATCATGGGGTTCGTTCttgggagcatcgccctgggcgTTCTCGTGGGTTATCCAATTGGCTCTGTGCTCTACGATCTCGAGGGAAAAATGGCACCCTTCTTGCTCGTGTCCTGTTTCATCGTCATCGCCATAT GCTTGCAAATTTTCACATTGGACATcgagatgaagactgag CCTGGTAAACGCGAGACATCCTGGACACATTTGCTATCCGATCCACACATTCTCATCATCTTCGGAGCAATCTGGTGCTCGACGTCGCCAATGGCCATTTTGGAGCCCTGCTTGCCAATATGGCTGCGGACTCACATAAAACCCAAG AAATGGCAATTGGGAACAGTGTTCATCCCAGATAGCGTCGGATACCTCGTCGGGACCAATTGCTTCGGCGTGATAGCTTATCGTTATGGCCGCAGCAAAGTCGCGGTCCTGGCCATGTTCGTTGTTGGTATAAGCACCCTTTTGATTCCATCGGCCAACACCATGTCCCAGCTGATCATCCCGCATTTAGGGATGGGTTTGGGCATCGGGGTGGCAGACGCTGCATTGGTGCCGCTGTTGGCCAGTTTGGTGGACCAAAATGGCGACTACGGTCCTGTTTACTCGATTCAACAAGTGGCTGTTAGTCTAGCTTATTCTCTTG GACCTATCTTGGGTGGCGAAATGGTAAAGGCGATCGGATTTCAATGGGTGATGCGAATAGTCGGACTGACGAACATCACCTATTGCCCTCTGCTAATATACCTTAGCCTTGGAAGGAGGCGATCGTTGGCGAAGGAAGACGAAAAGAGGGATTACGAGACCTTCCAGAAGCCCGTGGCGAAATACGAACGGTTTCGGGACTCGGATGACGACCTTTGA